The following nucleotide sequence is from Synergistaceae bacterium.
TCTCAGGAGTCAAGCTGTTATTAAGAGTGTGGATTAATTTTGCGTTATTGCTGTCTCTTATGGCCTCAATGAGTAAATCTCTTAATGGTCTGCCGTCGAAATTAATTTTTCCGAGAACGTCAAAGACTCGCCCGCCTAAAGCATCGCGCATAGTGTCAATTTTCGTTAATAGACGCTGAAAGACTGAGCCTTCACGAGTATTAACCGCTACGAGATTCCATAAGTAACAAATTTTGTCCTGCCCGATTCTGTGAATGCGCCCGAAACGCTGTTCGATTCTGTTAGGGTTCCAAGGGAGGTCATAATTAATCATCAAGTGCGAGCATTGCAAATTAATACCTTCTCCGGCTGCGTCAGTTGCTATGAGGATAAATAAATTTTCGTTGTTCCTGAATGATTCTGCAATTTTTCTGCGTTCTTGTCTGGGTGTAGCTCCGTGAATGGTCTTGACTGATTCATGATTACCCAAGAGCGAGCAAATTTTACGTTCGAGATAAAATAAAGTGTCCTTGTGTTCGGTGAAGATGATTAATTTTTCGTGATGATTTTCTTGTATGAGGCGTGATAATTCGTTCCATTTTTTGTCTTGACCGCTTATAGAAACTTTTTCGGCCTTGCTGACGAGATTTTGAAGGGTGTTAATTTCCTGCTTGAGCTCATAAATTGTAGTGGAGGCTGAAGCATTGACCGTTAAAATGTCCTCAAGTGATTCAATTTCGTCTGAAGTGAAGTCGTCGGGGTCATAGTCTGACGGATAAAAATTTTCAGATTCGAGGGTGCCGGATAATAAACGTTCCTGTAATTTTTCGAGTCTGCGTGATAGAGATTTATAAATTGCTTCCGGTGATGAAGCGAGTCTGCGTTGTAAAATCGTTAGTGCGAATCCTACATTATTTTTGCGCTTGCCCTGTAATTTGTCGGCCCTGTTAAATTCTTGACGCACATAATTAGTAACGTCGTCGTATAAATCTTTCTCCATGCATGAGAGCTCATAATTAACGGTGCTGGCGATTCTTTCAGGGAAGAGGGGCGAGCCGTCGAATTTGCGTAAATCTTCCTTTGTGAGTCTGCGCATGACATCAGAAATTTTTAAATTGTCATTATGACTTACACCGCCGAATCTGTCCGGGTCAATGAGCGACAAGAACAGCCGGAAATCTTGATTTTTCCCGTTATGAGGTGTTGCAGTGAGGAGGAGAAAATTTTTTGTTATGCGTGATAATAACTGACCGAGCCTGAAACGCTGAGTATAATTTATTTTTTTGCTCCACACAGACGCGGACATTTTGTGAGCTTCATCAATTACAATTAGATCCCATTTTGACGCTTTTAATAGGGAGTGTAATATTTTATCGCGTGATAATTTATCGAGTCTGGCAATGCAAAAATTTTCTTCCCGTAAAATATTTATTTCCGTGAGCATGTCAAAGTGTAAATCAAATTTTTCTAGTAATTCATCCTGCCATTGTTCTGACAAGCTGCCGGGGGTAACGATTAAGCAGCGTTTAATATTTTCCCGCAAGATTAATTCTTTGATGTAAAGGCCAGTCATTATAGTTTTGCCTGCTCCTGGAT
It contains:
- a CDS encoding DUF3883 domain-containing protein — encoded protein: MNNNFLADSDTLKLILEAVRIKSAHLFDPYLAVHSSNIEPLPHQISAVYNQMLTRTPLRYLIADDPGAGKTIMTGLYIKELILRENIKRCLIVTPGSLSEQWQDELLEKFDLHFDMLTEINILREENFCIARLDKLSRDKILHSLLKASKWDLIVIDEAHKMSASVWSKKINYTQRFRLGQLLSRITKNFLLLTATPHNGKNQDFRLFLSLIDPDRFGGVSHNDNLKISDVMRRLTKEDLRKFDGSPLFPERIASTVNYELSCMEKDLYDDVTNYVRQEFNRADKLQGKRKNNVGFALTILQRRLASSPEAIYKSLSRRLEKLQERLLSGTLESENFYPSDYDPDDFTSDEIESLEDILTVNASASTTIYELKQEINTLQNLVSKAEKVSISGQDKKWNELSRLIQENHHEKLIIFTEHKDTLFYLERKICSLLGNHESVKTIHGATPRQERRKIAESFRNNENLFILIATDAAGEGINLQCSHLMINYDLPWNPNRIEQRFGRIHRIGQDKICYLWNLVAVNTREGSVFQRLLTKIDTMRDALGGRVFDVLGKINFDGRPLRDLLIEAIRDSNNAKLIHTLNNSLTPENIKNLLDDRSLTHDSINTAEIRNNVERSETHKLQPYFVKAFFIEAFNRLGGKIFPADNKFEILFMPVPLRNENKYKFVCFDKKFADSKTHLISPGHPLLMSVIDLLLEKYKILLDQGAIFIDDNDSSREIKLLFCIKSQIQRNQQIISQKIYFTAFTQDGQALNTGIAPYLDYRAPDNNEKKFILDYIMTQKWLNDSSQAINFANNKLVPAHLERVKAPEIARINLTAKEVEQRLKEEIMFHDSHKDYNRADELEQRLSQRLAELEREKLIFPRKPVIISKSVIVPAGLLQNNSLFANDSDSRKFIELSAMNAVIKFERSLGHSPRDVSSQKLGYDIESASTDGDLLFIEVKGRSQGAQTVTISANEIRTALNRPKNFILAIVEINGDSKRVIYLARPFTNAPDFAAASVNYNIADLLRHSEILHDKIL